From one Brachypodium distachyon strain Bd21 chromosome 4, Brachypodium_distachyon_v3.0, whole genome shotgun sequence genomic stretch:
- the LOC100824639 gene encoding non-lysosomal glucosylceramidase isoform X1, producing the protein MKPNGMPEPPKGVSRNSSPSQTNGDSEKVDPGQLPELTWEHKLSHVRYDLPSFGLKWREAVKMAGLGFRLGQHIVEETSKGRTAIIDPMKKRTAKSGQGVPLGGIGAGSIGRSYKGEFQRWQLFPGACEDKPVLANQFSAFISRQDGRKYSTVLHPGKPDLPKGTNISGIGSWDWNLSGQKSTYHALYPRAWTVYDGEPDPDLKIVCRQVSPIIPHNYQQSSYPAAVFTFTVANSGNTAVDVTLLFTWANSVGGKSELTGYHCNSSMLEKDGVHGILLHHRTADGQPPVTFAIAAQEKEDVHISECPYFVMSGSSDEFTAKDMWNSVKEHGSFDLLDPIEASICSRPGTSIGAAIAASVKLAPQSTKDVSFSLAWACPEVKFSSGKTYHRRYTKFYGTDVDAAASLAHDAIVDHSSWEKQIEEWQNPILQDKRFPAWYPVTLFNELYYLNAGGSIWTDGLPPIQSLTAIGGKKFSLDMSNGETDDVDEMIPHNNTATDILQQMASILERIHASLASNSAIGTTLLQGEENIGQFLYLEGIEYYMWNTYDVHFYASFALIMLFPKLQLSIQRDFAAAVMMHDPEKLKLLHDGKLAPRKVLGAVPHDLGLYDPWFKVNAYTLHNTDRWKDLNPKFVLQVYRDVVATGNKSFARAVWPSVYMAMAYMEQFDKDKDGMIENEDFPDQTYDVWSMAGVSAYCGGLWVAALQAASALAREVGDKASEELFWNKYEKAKSVYGKLWNGSYFNYDDAGTKVSTSIHADQLAGQWYAKSCGLSSIVDKDKSQSALEKIYSFNVMKFKDGKRGAMNGMWPDGTVDMSTMQSREIWPGVTYALAASMIQEGMVEEGFKTAEGIYHAAWSPEGLGYAFQTPEAWTNDDGYRSLCYMRPLAIWSIQWALSSPKLHKEPQRDLAQDSFPKNQFSYARIAKLLQLPEDESSKSFLQVIYEIVRNRFSS; encoded by the exons ATGAAACCGAATGGTATGCCTGAGCCGCCAAAGGGCGTGTCTCGGAATAGTTCACCTTCGCAAACGAATGGTGATTCG GAAAAGGTTGATCCTGGACAACTTCCAGAGTTGACATGGGAACACAAGTTAAGTCATGTTAGATATGATTTGCCGTCATTCGGACTTAAATGGAGGGAGGCAGTGAAGATG GCCGGCCTTGGTTTTCGTCTTGGTCAACACATCGTTGAAGAAACTTCAAAAGGACGA ACTGCTATTATTGATCCCATGAAAAAGCGCACTGCCAAATCTGGTCAGGGTGTTCCACTTGGTGGCATTGG TGCAGGAAGTATCGGAAGAAGCTACAAAGGTGAGTTTCAACGCTGGCAATTGTTCCCAGGAGCTTGTGAAGATAAGCCAGTACTGGCAAATCAGTTTTCT GCCTTCATTTCCCGCCAAGATGGTAGAAAGTATTCTACAGTGCTGCATCCTGGGAAACCAGATTTGCCAAA AGGAACTAACATTTCAGGAATTGGATCCTGGGACTGGAACCTGAGTGGACAGAAATCTACTTATCATGCACTTTACCCTAGGGCCTGGACAGTTTATGATG GAGAACCTGACCCAGATCTCAAGATAGTGTGCCGCCAGGTTTCACCAATAATTCCACACAATTATCAACAGAGCAGCTATCCAGCTGCAGTATTCACTTTCACA GTAGCCAATTCTGGAAATACAGCTGTCGATGTTACTTTGCTTTTTACATGGGCT AACTCTGTTGGTGGAAAATCTGAACTCACTGGATATCATTGTAATTCTAGTATGCT AGAAAAGGATGGTGTGCATGGTATACTGTTACATCACAG AACTGCTGATGGACAGCCACCTGTAACTTTTGCTATAGCTGCACAAGAGAAAGAGGATGTTCATATCTCAGAATGCCCATACTTTGTAATGTCTGGAAGCTCTGATGAGTTCACAGCAAAAGATATGTGGAATTCTGTGAAAGAG CATGGATCTTTTGATCTTCTTGATCCCATCGAAGCATCAATATGCTCCAGACCCGGAACATCAATAGGAGCAGCTATTGCAGCTTCAGTTAAGCTTGCTCCCCAGTCAACTAAGGATGTGTCATTTTCACTTGCATGGGCTTGCCCTGAAGTAAAGTTCTCCAGTGGAAAAACATACCATAG GCGTTACACAAAATTCTATGGCACAGATGTTGATGCAGCAGCAAGCCTTGCCCATGATGCCATTGTTG ATCATAGTTCGTGGGAGAAGCAAATTGAAGAGTGGCAGAATCCTATTTTGCAAGACAAGAGGTTTCCCGCGTG GTATCCAGTCACACTTTTCAATGAACTTTATTATCTGAATGCCGGAGGATCTATATGGACAG ATGGATTGCCACCAATTCAAAGTTTAACAGCAATTGGGGGGAAAAAGTTTTCTCTTGACATGTCAAATGGAGAAACTGATGATGTTGATGAGATGATCCCACATAATAATACTGCCACAGATATCCTTCAGCAAATGGCATCAATACTTGAGAGAATTCATGCATCTCTTGCATCGAATTCTGCCATAGGAACAACTTTGCTTCAGGGTGAAGAGAACATTGGCCAGTTTCTCTACCTTGAGGGAATTGAGTATTATATGTGGAACACATATGATGTTCATTTCTATGCATCATTTGCACTTATCATGCTTTTTCCTAAACTTCAACTCAGCATTCAGAGAGactttgctgctgctgtgatGATGCACGATCCTGAAAAGCTCAAGCTCTTACATGACGGAAAATTAGCACCAAGAAAAGTTCTAGGTGCTGTTCCTCATGATCTTGGCCTATATGACCCATGGTTCAAAGTGAACGCATACACACTCCATAACACAGACCGCTGGAAGGACTTGAACCCGAAGTTTGTACTGCAAGTTTATAGAGATGTTGTGGCCACAGGCAATAAATCCTTTGCCCGCGCTGTTTGGCCATCCGTTTATATGGCGATGGCATATATGGAGCAATTTGATAAGGATAAAGATGGGATGATTGAAAATGAGGACTTCCCAGATCAAACTTATGATGTGTGGTCGATGGCTGGTGTAAGTGCATACTGTGGTGGTCTTTGGGTGGCTGCTCTTCAGGCTGCATCGGCCTTGGCACGTGAAGTTGGTGATAAAGCTTCTGAAGAGCTTTTCTGGAACAAGTATGAGAAAGCTAAGTCTGTGTATGGCAAGCTTTGGAATGGTTCTTACTTTAATTACGATGATGCTGGCACCAAAGTTAGCACTTCCATCCATGCTGATCAGTTGGCTGGACAATG GTATGCCAAATCCTGTGGTCTCTCCTCAATTGTTGACAAGGACAAGTCACAAAGTGCactagaaaaaatatattctttCAATGTAATGAAATTCAAGGATGGTAAAAGGGGAGCAATGAATGGTATGTGGCCAGATGGCACAGTGGATATGTCCACAATGCAATCTAGGGAGATATGGCCAGGTGTGACATATGCGCTCGCTGCATCTATGATTCAAGAAGGTATGGTTGAGGAGGGCTTCAAAACAGCTGAAGGGATCTATCATGCAGCTTGGTCTCCAGAAGGACTTGG ATATGCATTCCAAACTCCTGAAGCTTGGACCAACGACGATGGATACCGGTCCCTTTGCTACATGCGGCCACTTGCTATATGGTCGATACAGTGGGCACTATCAAGCCCAAAGCTTCACAAGGAGCCTCAGAGAGATTTAGCACAAGATTCTTTCCCAAAGAACCAGTTCTCGTATGCGCGAATAGCGAAGCTCCTGCAGTTACCTGAAGATGAATCATCCAAGAGCTTCCTTCAAGTGATTTATGAGATAGTTCGGAACAGGTTTAGTTCATGA
- the LOC100824639 gene encoding non-lysosomal glucosylceramidase isoform X2 — protein sequence MVESILQCCILGNQICQRIGSWDWNLSGQKSTYHALYPRAWTVYDGEPDPDLKIVCRQVSPIIPHNYQQSSYPAAVFTFTVANSGNTAVDVTLLFTWANSVGGKSELTGYHCNSSMLEKDGVHGILLHHRTADGQPPVTFAIAAQEKEDVHISECPYFVMSGSSDEFTAKDMWNSVKEHGSFDLLDPIEASICSRPGTSIGAAIAASVKLAPQSTKDVSFSLAWACPEVKFSSGKTYHRRYTKFYGTDVDAAASLAHDAIVDHSSWEKQIEEWQNPILQDKRFPAWYPVTLFNELYYLNAGGSIWTDGLPPIQSLTAIGGKKFSLDMSNGETDDVDEMIPHNNTATDILQQMASILERIHASLASNSAIGTTLLQGEENIGQFLYLEGIEYYMWNTYDVHFYASFALIMLFPKLQLSIQRDFAAAVMMHDPEKLKLLHDGKLAPRKVLGAVPHDLGLYDPWFKVNAYTLHNTDRWKDLNPKFVLQVYRDVVATGNKSFARAVWPSVYMAMAYMEQFDKDKDGMIENEDFPDQTYDVWSMAGVSAYCGGLWVAALQAASALAREVGDKASEELFWNKYEKAKSVYGKLWNGSYFNYDDAGTKVSTSIHADQLAGQWYAKSCGLSSIVDKDKSQSALEKIYSFNVMKFKDGKRGAMNGMWPDGTVDMSTMQSREIWPGVTYALAASMIQEGMVEEGFKTAEGIYHAAWSPEGLGYAFQTPEAWTNDDGYRSLCYMRPLAIWSIQWALSSPKLHKEPQRDLAQDSFPKNQFSYARIAKLLQLPEDESSKSFLQVIYEIVRNRFSS from the exons ATGGTAGAAAGTATTCTACAGTGCTGCATCCTGGGAAACCAGATTTGCCAAA GAATTGGATCCTGGGACTGGAACCTGAGTGGACAGAAATCTACTTATCATGCACTTTACCCTAGGGCCTGGACAGTTTATGATG GAGAACCTGACCCAGATCTCAAGATAGTGTGCCGCCAGGTTTCACCAATAATTCCACACAATTATCAACAGAGCAGCTATCCAGCTGCAGTATTCACTTTCACA GTAGCCAATTCTGGAAATACAGCTGTCGATGTTACTTTGCTTTTTACATGGGCT AACTCTGTTGGTGGAAAATCTGAACTCACTGGATATCATTGTAATTCTAGTATGCT AGAAAAGGATGGTGTGCATGGTATACTGTTACATCACAG AACTGCTGATGGACAGCCACCTGTAACTTTTGCTATAGCTGCACAAGAGAAAGAGGATGTTCATATCTCAGAATGCCCATACTTTGTAATGTCTGGAAGCTCTGATGAGTTCACAGCAAAAGATATGTGGAATTCTGTGAAAGAG CATGGATCTTTTGATCTTCTTGATCCCATCGAAGCATCAATATGCTCCAGACCCGGAACATCAATAGGAGCAGCTATTGCAGCTTCAGTTAAGCTTGCTCCCCAGTCAACTAAGGATGTGTCATTTTCACTTGCATGGGCTTGCCCTGAAGTAAAGTTCTCCAGTGGAAAAACATACCATAG GCGTTACACAAAATTCTATGGCACAGATGTTGATGCAGCAGCAAGCCTTGCCCATGATGCCATTGTTG ATCATAGTTCGTGGGAGAAGCAAATTGAAGAGTGGCAGAATCCTATTTTGCAAGACAAGAGGTTTCCCGCGTG GTATCCAGTCACACTTTTCAATGAACTTTATTATCTGAATGCCGGAGGATCTATATGGACAG ATGGATTGCCACCAATTCAAAGTTTAACAGCAATTGGGGGGAAAAAGTTTTCTCTTGACATGTCAAATGGAGAAACTGATGATGTTGATGAGATGATCCCACATAATAATACTGCCACAGATATCCTTCAGCAAATGGCATCAATACTTGAGAGAATTCATGCATCTCTTGCATCGAATTCTGCCATAGGAACAACTTTGCTTCAGGGTGAAGAGAACATTGGCCAGTTTCTCTACCTTGAGGGAATTGAGTATTATATGTGGAACACATATGATGTTCATTTCTATGCATCATTTGCACTTATCATGCTTTTTCCTAAACTTCAACTCAGCATTCAGAGAGactttgctgctgctgtgatGATGCACGATCCTGAAAAGCTCAAGCTCTTACATGACGGAAAATTAGCACCAAGAAAAGTTCTAGGTGCTGTTCCTCATGATCTTGGCCTATATGACCCATGGTTCAAAGTGAACGCATACACACTCCATAACACAGACCGCTGGAAGGACTTGAACCCGAAGTTTGTACTGCAAGTTTATAGAGATGTTGTGGCCACAGGCAATAAATCCTTTGCCCGCGCTGTTTGGCCATCCGTTTATATGGCGATGGCATATATGGAGCAATTTGATAAGGATAAAGATGGGATGATTGAAAATGAGGACTTCCCAGATCAAACTTATGATGTGTGGTCGATGGCTGGTGTAAGTGCATACTGTGGTGGTCTTTGGGTGGCTGCTCTTCAGGCTGCATCGGCCTTGGCACGTGAAGTTGGTGATAAAGCTTCTGAAGAGCTTTTCTGGAACAAGTATGAGAAAGCTAAGTCTGTGTATGGCAAGCTTTGGAATGGTTCTTACTTTAATTACGATGATGCTGGCACCAAAGTTAGCACTTCCATCCATGCTGATCAGTTGGCTGGACAATG GTATGCCAAATCCTGTGGTCTCTCCTCAATTGTTGACAAGGACAAGTCACAAAGTGCactagaaaaaatatattctttCAATGTAATGAAATTCAAGGATGGTAAAAGGGGAGCAATGAATGGTATGTGGCCAGATGGCACAGTGGATATGTCCACAATGCAATCTAGGGAGATATGGCCAGGTGTGACATATGCGCTCGCTGCATCTATGATTCAAGAAGGTATGGTTGAGGAGGGCTTCAAAACAGCTGAAGGGATCTATCATGCAGCTTGGTCTCCAGAAGGACTTGG ATATGCATTCCAAACTCCTGAAGCTTGGACCAACGACGATGGATACCGGTCCCTTTGCTACATGCGGCCACTTGCTATATGGTCGATACAGTGGGCACTATCAAGCCCAAAGCTTCACAAGGAGCCTCAGAGAGATTTAGCACAAGATTCTTTCCCAAAGAACCAGTTCTCGTATGCGCGAATAGCGAAGCTCCTGCAGTTACCTGAAGATGAATCATCCAAGAGCTTCCTTCAAGTGATTTATGAGATAGTTCGGAACAGGTTTAGTTCATGA
- the LOC100824639 gene encoding non-lysosomal glucosylceramidase isoform X3 yields the protein MMVANSGNTAVDVTLLFTWANSVGGKSELTGYHCNSSMLEKDGVHGILLHHRTADGQPPVTFAIAAQEKEDVHISECPYFVMSGSSDEFTAKDMWNSVKEHGSFDLLDPIEASICSRPGTSIGAAIAASVKLAPQSTKDVSFSLAWACPEVKFSSGKTYHRRYTKFYGTDVDAAASLAHDAIVDHSSWEKQIEEWQNPILQDKRFPAWYPVTLFNELYYLNAGGSIWTDGLPPIQSLTAIGGKKFSLDMSNGETDDVDEMIPHNNTATDILQQMASILERIHASLASNSAIGTTLLQGEENIGQFLYLEGIEYYMWNTYDVHFYASFALIMLFPKLQLSIQRDFAAAVMMHDPEKLKLLHDGKLAPRKVLGAVPHDLGLYDPWFKVNAYTLHNTDRWKDLNPKFVLQVYRDVVATGNKSFARAVWPSVYMAMAYMEQFDKDKDGMIENEDFPDQTYDVWSMAGVSAYCGGLWVAALQAASALAREVGDKASEELFWNKYEKAKSVYGKLWNGSYFNYDDAGTKVSTSIHADQLAGQWYAKSCGLSSIVDKDKSQSALEKIYSFNVMKFKDGKRGAMNGMWPDGTVDMSTMQSREIWPGVTYALAASMIQEGMVEEGFKTAEGIYHAAWSPEGLGYAFQTPEAWTNDDGYRSLCYMRPLAIWSIQWALSSPKLHKEPQRDLAQDSFPKNQFSYARIAKLLQLPEDESSKSFLQVIYEIVRNRFSS from the exons ATGATG GTAGCCAATTCTGGAAATACAGCTGTCGATGTTACTTTGCTTTTTACATGGGCT AACTCTGTTGGTGGAAAATCTGAACTCACTGGATATCATTGTAATTCTAGTATGCT AGAAAAGGATGGTGTGCATGGTATACTGTTACATCACAG AACTGCTGATGGACAGCCACCTGTAACTTTTGCTATAGCTGCACAAGAGAAAGAGGATGTTCATATCTCAGAATGCCCATACTTTGTAATGTCTGGAAGCTCTGATGAGTTCACAGCAAAAGATATGTGGAATTCTGTGAAAGAG CATGGATCTTTTGATCTTCTTGATCCCATCGAAGCATCAATATGCTCCAGACCCGGAACATCAATAGGAGCAGCTATTGCAGCTTCAGTTAAGCTTGCTCCCCAGTCAACTAAGGATGTGTCATTTTCACTTGCATGGGCTTGCCCTGAAGTAAAGTTCTCCAGTGGAAAAACATACCATAG GCGTTACACAAAATTCTATGGCACAGATGTTGATGCAGCAGCAAGCCTTGCCCATGATGCCATTGTTG ATCATAGTTCGTGGGAGAAGCAAATTGAAGAGTGGCAGAATCCTATTTTGCAAGACAAGAGGTTTCCCGCGTG GTATCCAGTCACACTTTTCAATGAACTTTATTATCTGAATGCCGGAGGATCTATATGGACAG ATGGATTGCCACCAATTCAAAGTTTAACAGCAATTGGGGGGAAAAAGTTTTCTCTTGACATGTCAAATGGAGAAACTGATGATGTTGATGAGATGATCCCACATAATAATACTGCCACAGATATCCTTCAGCAAATGGCATCAATACTTGAGAGAATTCATGCATCTCTTGCATCGAATTCTGCCATAGGAACAACTTTGCTTCAGGGTGAAGAGAACATTGGCCAGTTTCTCTACCTTGAGGGAATTGAGTATTATATGTGGAACACATATGATGTTCATTTCTATGCATCATTTGCACTTATCATGCTTTTTCCTAAACTTCAACTCAGCATTCAGAGAGactttgctgctgctgtgatGATGCACGATCCTGAAAAGCTCAAGCTCTTACATGACGGAAAATTAGCACCAAGAAAAGTTCTAGGTGCTGTTCCTCATGATCTTGGCCTATATGACCCATGGTTCAAAGTGAACGCATACACACTCCATAACACAGACCGCTGGAAGGACTTGAACCCGAAGTTTGTACTGCAAGTTTATAGAGATGTTGTGGCCACAGGCAATAAATCCTTTGCCCGCGCTGTTTGGCCATCCGTTTATATGGCGATGGCATATATGGAGCAATTTGATAAGGATAAAGATGGGATGATTGAAAATGAGGACTTCCCAGATCAAACTTATGATGTGTGGTCGATGGCTGGTGTAAGTGCATACTGTGGTGGTCTTTGGGTGGCTGCTCTTCAGGCTGCATCGGCCTTGGCACGTGAAGTTGGTGATAAAGCTTCTGAAGAGCTTTTCTGGAACAAGTATGAGAAAGCTAAGTCTGTGTATGGCAAGCTTTGGAATGGTTCTTACTTTAATTACGATGATGCTGGCACCAAAGTTAGCACTTCCATCCATGCTGATCAGTTGGCTGGACAATG GTATGCCAAATCCTGTGGTCTCTCCTCAATTGTTGACAAGGACAAGTCACAAAGTGCactagaaaaaatatattctttCAATGTAATGAAATTCAAGGATGGTAAAAGGGGAGCAATGAATGGTATGTGGCCAGATGGCACAGTGGATATGTCCACAATGCAATCTAGGGAGATATGGCCAGGTGTGACATATGCGCTCGCTGCATCTATGATTCAAGAAGGTATGGTTGAGGAGGGCTTCAAAACAGCTGAAGGGATCTATCATGCAGCTTGGTCTCCAGAAGGACTTGG ATATGCATTCCAAACTCCTGAAGCTTGGACCAACGACGATGGATACCGGTCCCTTTGCTACATGCGGCCACTTGCTATATGGTCGATACAGTGGGCACTATCAAGCCCAAAGCTTCACAAGGAGCCTCAGAGAGATTTAGCACAAGATTCTTTCCCAAAGAACCAGTTCTCGTATGCGCGAATAGCGAAGCTCCTGCAGTTACCTGAAGATGAATCATCCAAGAGCTTCCTTCAAGTGATTTATGAGATAGTTCGGAACAGGTTTAGTTCATGA